In Tursiops truncatus isolate mTurTru1 chromosome X, mTurTru1.mat.Y, whole genome shotgun sequence, the following proteins share a genomic window:
- the SLC35A2 gene encoding UDP-galactose translocator isoform X2 produces MAAVGSGGSPAAAGPGVVSAGMLEPGTTTAAHRRLKYISLAVLVVQNASLILSIRYARTLPGDRFFATTAVVMAEVLKGLTCLLLLFAQKRGNVKHLVLFLHEAVLVQYVDTLKLAVPSLIYTLQNNLQYVAISNLPAATFQVTYQLKILTTALFSVLMLNRSLSRLQWASLLLLFTGVAIVQAQQAGGGSPRPLDQNPGAGLAAVVASCLSSGFAGVYFEKILKGSSGSVWLRNLQLGLFGTALGLVGLWWAEGTAVAHRGFFFGYTPAVWGVVLNQAFGGLLVAVVVKYADNILKGFATSLSIVLSTVASIRLFGFHVDPLFALGAGLVIGAVYLYSLPRGAAKAIASASASTSGPCTHQQPPGQPPPPQLSSHRGDVSTEPFLPKLLTKVKGS; encoded by the exons ATGGCAGCGGTGGGGTCCGGCGGTTCCCCCGCGGCGGCCGGGCCGGGGGTGGTCTCTGCAGGGATGTTGGAGCCTGGGACCACGACTGCGG CTCACCGGCGCCTCAAATACATATCCCTAGCTGTGCTGGTGGTCCAGAATGCCTCCCTCATCCTCAGCATCCGCTATGCCCGCACATTGCCTGGGGACCGCTTCTTTGCCACCACTGCTGTGGTCATGGCTGAAGTGCTCAAAGGTCTCACTTGCCTGCTGCTGCTCTTCGCACAGAAGAGGG GTAACGTGAAGCACCTGGTTCTTTTCCTCCACGAGGCTGTCCTGGTGCAGTATGTGGACACACTCAAGCTCGCAGTGCCCTCTCTCATCTACACCTTGCAGAATAACCTCCAGTATGTTGCCATCTCCAACCTGCCAGCTGCCACTTTCCAG GTCACGTACCAGCTGAAGATCCTGACCACGGCACTGTTCTCCGTGCTTATGCTGAACCGCAGCCTTTCCCGGCTGCAGTGGGCCTCCCTGCTGCTCCTCTTCACCGGAGTCGCCATTGTCCAGGCACAGCAAGCCGGCGGTGGGAGCCCGCGGCCTCTGGATCAGAACCCTGGGGCGGGCCTAGCAGCTGTCGTGGCGTCCTGTCTGTCCTCGGGATTTGCAGGTGTCTACTTTGAGAAGATCCTCAAAGGCAGCTCAGGCTCCGTGTGGCTGCGCAACCTGCAGCTGGGCCTCTTCGGCACAGCCCTGGGCCTGGTGGGGCTCTGGTGGGCCGAGGGCACCGCTGTAGCCCACCGCGGCTTCTTTTTCGGGTACACGCCTGCTGTCTGGGGCGTGGTGCTCAACCAGGCCTTCGGCGGGCTACTGGTGGCTGTTGTCGTCAAGTATGCCGACAATATCCTCAAGGGCTTTGCCACCTCCTTGTCCATTGTGCTGTCCACTGTTGCCTCCATCCGCCTCTTTGGCTTCCACGTGGACCCTTTGTTTGCCCTTGGTGCAGGGCTGGTCATCGGTGCCGTCTACCTCTACAGCCTGCCCCGAGGTGCAGCCAAAGCCATAGCTTCCGCGTCTGCCTCCACCTCTGGGCCCTGCACTCACCAGCAGCCTCCGGGGCAGCCACCGCCACCGCAGCTGTCTTCCCACCGTGGAGACGTCAGCACGGAGCCCTTTCTGCCAAA GTTGCTCACCAAGGTGAAGGGTTCCTAG
- the SLC35A2 gene encoding UDP-galactose translocator isoform X4, with the protein MAAVGSGGSPAAAGPGVVSAGMLEPGTTTAGNVKHLVLFLHEAVLVQYVDTLKLAVPSLIYTLQNNLQYVAISNLPAATFQVTYQLKILTTALFSVLMLNRSLSRLQWASLLLLFTGVAIVQAQQAGGGSPRPLDQNPGAGLAAVVASCLSSGFAGVYFEKILKGSSGSVWLRNLQLGLFGTALGLVGLWWAEGTAVAHRGFFFGYTPAVWGVVLNQAFGGLLVAVVVKYADNILKGFATSLSIVLSTVASIRLFGFHVDPLFALGAGLVIGAVYLYSLPRGAAKAIASASASTSGPCTHQQPPGQPPPPQLSSHRGDVSTEPFLPKSVLVK; encoded by the exons ATGGCAGCGGTGGGGTCCGGCGGTTCCCCCGCGGCGGCCGGGCCGGGGGTGGTCTCTGCAGGGATGTTGGAGCCTGGGACCACGACTGCGG GTAACGTGAAGCACCTGGTTCTTTTCCTCCACGAGGCTGTCCTGGTGCAGTATGTGGACACACTCAAGCTCGCAGTGCCCTCTCTCATCTACACCTTGCAGAATAACCTCCAGTATGTTGCCATCTCCAACCTGCCAGCTGCCACTTTCCAG GTCACGTACCAGCTGAAGATCCTGACCACGGCACTGTTCTCCGTGCTTATGCTGAACCGCAGCCTTTCCCGGCTGCAGTGGGCCTCCCTGCTGCTCCTCTTCACCGGAGTCGCCATTGTCCAGGCACAGCAAGCCGGCGGTGGGAGCCCGCGGCCTCTGGATCAGAACCCTGGGGCGGGCCTAGCAGCTGTCGTGGCGTCCTGTCTGTCCTCGGGATTTGCAGGTGTCTACTTTGAGAAGATCCTCAAAGGCAGCTCAGGCTCCGTGTGGCTGCGCAACCTGCAGCTGGGCCTCTTCGGCACAGCCCTGGGCCTGGTGGGGCTCTGGTGGGCCGAGGGCACCGCTGTAGCCCACCGCGGCTTCTTTTTCGGGTACACGCCTGCTGTCTGGGGCGTGGTGCTCAACCAGGCCTTCGGCGGGCTACTGGTGGCTGTTGTCGTCAAGTATGCCGACAATATCCTCAAGGGCTTTGCCACCTCCTTGTCCATTGTGCTGTCCACTGTTGCCTCCATCCGCCTCTTTGGCTTCCACGTGGACCCTTTGTTTGCCCTTGGTGCAGGGCTGGTCATCGGTGCCGTCTACCTCTACAGCCTGCCCCGAGGTGCAGCCAAAGCCATAGCTTCCGCGTCTGCCTCCACCTCTGGGCCCTGCACTCACCAGCAGCCTCCGGGGCAGCCACCGCCACCGCAGCTGTCTTCCCACCGTGGAGACGTCAGCACGGAGCCCTTTCTGCCAAAGTCAGTGCTGGTGAAGTGA
- the SLC35A2 gene encoding UDP-galactose translocator isoform X5: MAAVGSGGSPAAAGPGVVSAGMLEPGTTTAETILSWRRVERAEVGVQDLPHPFPDTSARIPAHRRLKYISLAVLVVQNASLILSIRYARTLPGDRFFATTAVVMAEVLKGLTCLLLLFAQKRGNVKHLVLFLHEAVLVQYVDTLKLAVPSLIYTLQNNLQYVAISNLPAATFQVTYQLKILTTALFSVLMLNRSLSRLQWASLLLLFTGVAIVQAQQAGGGSPRPLDQNPGAGLAAVVASCLSSGFAGVYFEKILKGSSGSVWLRNLQLGLFGTALGLVGLWWAEGTAVAHRGFFFGYTPAVWGVVLNQAFGGLLVAVVVKYADNILKGFATSLSIVLSTVASIRLFGFHVDPLFALGAGLVIGAVYLYSLPRGAAKAIASASASTSGPCTHQQPPGQPPPPQLSSHRGDVSTEPFLPKSVLVK; the protein is encoded by the exons ATGGCAGCGGTGGGGTCCGGCGGTTCCCCCGCGGCGGCCGGGCCGGGGGTGGTCTCTGCAGGGATGTTGGAGCCTGGGACCACGACTGCGG AGACCATTCTGAGTTGGAGGCGGGT agagagggctgAGGTGGGTGTCCAGGACCTGCCCCACCCATTTCCTGACACATCAGCAAGGATTCCAG CTCACCGGCGCCTCAAATACATATCCCTAGCTGTGCTGGTGGTCCAGAATGCCTCCCTCATCCTCAGCATCCGCTATGCCCGCACATTGCCTGGGGACCGCTTCTTTGCCACCACTGCTGTGGTCATGGCTGAAGTGCTCAAAGGTCTCACTTGCCTGCTGCTGCTCTTCGCACAGAAGAGGG GTAACGTGAAGCACCTGGTTCTTTTCCTCCACGAGGCTGTCCTGGTGCAGTATGTGGACACACTCAAGCTCGCAGTGCCCTCTCTCATCTACACCTTGCAGAATAACCTCCAGTATGTTGCCATCTCCAACCTGCCAGCTGCCACTTTCCAG GTCACGTACCAGCTGAAGATCCTGACCACGGCACTGTTCTCCGTGCTTATGCTGAACCGCAGCCTTTCCCGGCTGCAGTGGGCCTCCCTGCTGCTCCTCTTCACCGGAGTCGCCATTGTCCAGGCACAGCAAGCCGGCGGTGGGAGCCCGCGGCCTCTGGATCAGAACCCTGGGGCGGGCCTAGCAGCTGTCGTGGCGTCCTGTCTGTCCTCGGGATTTGCAGGTGTCTACTTTGAGAAGATCCTCAAAGGCAGCTCAGGCTCCGTGTGGCTGCGCAACCTGCAGCTGGGCCTCTTCGGCACAGCCCTGGGCCTGGTGGGGCTCTGGTGGGCCGAGGGCACCGCTGTAGCCCACCGCGGCTTCTTTTTCGGGTACACGCCTGCTGTCTGGGGCGTGGTGCTCAACCAGGCCTTCGGCGGGCTACTGGTGGCTGTTGTCGTCAAGTATGCCGACAATATCCTCAAGGGCTTTGCCACCTCCTTGTCCATTGTGCTGTCCACTGTTGCCTCCATCCGCCTCTTTGGCTTCCACGTGGACCCTTTGTTTGCCCTTGGTGCAGGGCTGGTCATCGGTGCCGTCTACCTCTACAGCCTGCCCCGAGGTGCAGCCAAAGCCATAGCTTCCGCGTCTGCCTCCACCTCTGGGCCCTGCACTCACCAGCAGCCTCCGGGGCAGCCACCGCCACCGCAGCTGTCTTCCCACCGTGGAGACGTCAGCACGGAGCCCTTTCTGCCAAAGTCAGTGCTGGTGAAGTGA
- the SLC35A2 gene encoding UDP-galactose translocator isoform X6: MAAVGSGGSPAAAGPGVVSAGMLEPGTTTAAHRRLKYISLAVLVVQNASLILSIRYARTLPGDRFFATTAVVMAEVLKGLTCLLLLFAQKRGNVKHLVLFLHEAVLVQYVDTLKLAVPSLIYTLQNNLQYVAISNLPAATFQPAPRCSQSHSFRVCLHLWALHSPAASGAATATAAVFPPWRRQHGALSAKVAHQGEGFLAAGIEDAGLASLSLLALVQPGPNALISTGGGGVDAEPPVPTPPLPRRADMTKLWPRQDPTTPMPLLPLHYFLGEFL; this comes from the exons ATGGCAGCGGTGGGGTCCGGCGGTTCCCCCGCGGCGGCCGGGCCGGGGGTGGTCTCTGCAGGGATGTTGGAGCCTGGGACCACGACTGCGG CTCACCGGCGCCTCAAATACATATCCCTAGCTGTGCTGGTGGTCCAGAATGCCTCCCTCATCCTCAGCATCCGCTATGCCCGCACATTGCCTGGGGACCGCTTCTTTGCCACCACTGCTGTGGTCATGGCTGAAGTGCTCAAAGGTCTCACTTGCCTGCTGCTGCTCTTCGCACAGAAGAGGG GTAACGTGAAGCACCTGGTTCTTTTCCTCCACGAGGCTGTCCTGGTGCAGTATGTGGACACACTCAAGCTCGCAGTGCCCTCTCTCATCTACACCTTGCAGAATAACCTCCAGTATGTTGCCATCTCCAACCTGCCAGCTGCCACTTTCCAG CCTGCCCCGAGGTGCAGCCAAAGCCATAGCTTCCGCGTCTGCCTCCACCTCTGGGCCCTGCACTCACCAGCAGCCTCCGGGGCAGCCACCGCCACCGCAGCTGTCTTCCCACCGTGGAGACGTCAGCACGGAGCCCTTTCTGCCAAA GTTGCTCACCAAGGTGAAGGGTTCCTAGCCGCTGGGATTGAAGACGCTGGCCTGGCCTCACTCTCCCTTCTTGCCCTGGTCCAGCCAGGACCAAACGCTCTGATCAGTactggtggggggggggtagACGCCGAACCCCCTGTCCCCACACCCCCTCTCCCACGCAGGGCTGACATGACTAAACTCTGGCCCAGACAGGACCCAACCACCCCCATGCCCCTGCTACCCCTACACTATTTCTTAGGtgagtttttgtaa
- the SLC35A2 gene encoding UDP-galactose translocator isoform X3 gives MAAVGSGGSPAAAGPGVVSAGMLEPGTTTAGNVKHLVLFLHEAVLVQYVDTLKLAVPSLIYTLQNNLQYVAISNLPAATFQVTYQLKILTTALFSVLMLNRSLSRLQWASLLLLFTGVAIVQAQQAGGGSPRPLDQNPGAGLAAVVASCLSSGFAGVYFEKILKGSSGSVWLRNLQLGLFGTALGLVGLWWAEGTAVAHRGFFFGYTPAVWGVVLNQAFGGLLVAVVVKYADNILKGFATSLSIVLSTVASIRLFGFHVDPLFALGAGLVIGAVYLYSLPRGAAKAIASASASTSGPCTHQQPPGQPPPPQLSSHRGDVSTEPFLPKNCNEQMSGYPMPNKDIVFI, from the exons ATGGCAGCGGTGGGGTCCGGCGGTTCCCCCGCGGCGGCCGGGCCGGGGGTGGTCTCTGCAGGGATGTTGGAGCCTGGGACCACGACTGCGG GTAACGTGAAGCACCTGGTTCTTTTCCTCCACGAGGCTGTCCTGGTGCAGTATGTGGACACACTCAAGCTCGCAGTGCCCTCTCTCATCTACACCTTGCAGAATAACCTCCAGTATGTTGCCATCTCCAACCTGCCAGCTGCCACTTTCCAG GTCACGTACCAGCTGAAGATCCTGACCACGGCACTGTTCTCCGTGCTTATGCTGAACCGCAGCCTTTCCCGGCTGCAGTGGGCCTCCCTGCTGCTCCTCTTCACCGGAGTCGCCATTGTCCAGGCACAGCAAGCCGGCGGTGGGAGCCCGCGGCCTCTGGATCAGAACCCTGGGGCGGGCCTAGCAGCTGTCGTGGCGTCCTGTCTGTCCTCGGGATTTGCAGGTGTCTACTTTGAGAAGATCCTCAAAGGCAGCTCAGGCTCCGTGTGGCTGCGCAACCTGCAGCTGGGCCTCTTCGGCACAGCCCTGGGCCTGGTGGGGCTCTGGTGGGCCGAGGGCACCGCTGTAGCCCACCGCGGCTTCTTTTTCGGGTACACGCCTGCTGTCTGGGGCGTGGTGCTCAACCAGGCCTTCGGCGGGCTACTGGTGGCTGTTGTCGTCAAGTATGCCGACAATATCCTCAAGGGCTTTGCCACCTCCTTGTCCATTGTGCTGTCCACTGTTGCCTCCATCCGCCTCTTTGGCTTCCACGTGGACCCTTTGTTTGCCCTTGGTGCAGGGCTGGTCATCGGTGCCGTCTACCTCTACAGCCTGCCCCGAGGTGCAGCCAAAGCCATAGCTTCCGCGTCTGCCTCCACCTCTGGGCCCTGCACTCACCAGCAGCCTCCGGGGCAGCCACCGCCACCGCAGCTGTCTTCCCACCGTGGAGACGTCAGCACGGAGCCCTTTCTGCCAAA gaactgtaaTGAACAAATGTCAGGATACCCAATGCCAAATAAAgatattgtatttatttag
- the SLC35A2 gene encoding UDP-galactose translocator isoform X1, with amino-acid sequence MAAVGSGGSPAAAGPGVVSAGMLEPGTTTAAHRRLKYISLAVLVVQNASLILSIRYARTLPGDRFFATTAVVMAEVLKGLTCLLLLFAQKRGNVKHLVLFLHEAVLVQYVDTLKLAVPSLIYTLQNNLQYVAISNLPAATFQVTYQLKILTTALFSVLMLNRSLSRLQWASLLLLFTGVAIVQAQQAGGGSPRPLDQNPGAGLAAVVASCLSSGFAGVYFEKILKGSSGSVWLRNLQLGLFGTALGLVGLWWAEGTAVAHRGFFFGYTPAVWGVVLNQAFGGLLVAVVVKYADNILKGFATSLSIVLSTVASIRLFGFHVDPLFALGAGLVIGAVYLYSLPRGAAKAIASASASTSGPCTHQQPPGQPPPPQLSSHRGDVSTEPFLPKNCNEQMSGYPMPNKDIVFI; translated from the exons ATGGCAGCGGTGGGGTCCGGCGGTTCCCCCGCGGCGGCCGGGCCGGGGGTGGTCTCTGCAGGGATGTTGGAGCCTGGGACCACGACTGCGG CTCACCGGCGCCTCAAATACATATCCCTAGCTGTGCTGGTGGTCCAGAATGCCTCCCTCATCCTCAGCATCCGCTATGCCCGCACATTGCCTGGGGACCGCTTCTTTGCCACCACTGCTGTGGTCATGGCTGAAGTGCTCAAAGGTCTCACTTGCCTGCTGCTGCTCTTCGCACAGAAGAGGG GTAACGTGAAGCACCTGGTTCTTTTCCTCCACGAGGCTGTCCTGGTGCAGTATGTGGACACACTCAAGCTCGCAGTGCCCTCTCTCATCTACACCTTGCAGAATAACCTCCAGTATGTTGCCATCTCCAACCTGCCAGCTGCCACTTTCCAG GTCACGTACCAGCTGAAGATCCTGACCACGGCACTGTTCTCCGTGCTTATGCTGAACCGCAGCCTTTCCCGGCTGCAGTGGGCCTCCCTGCTGCTCCTCTTCACCGGAGTCGCCATTGTCCAGGCACAGCAAGCCGGCGGTGGGAGCCCGCGGCCTCTGGATCAGAACCCTGGGGCGGGCCTAGCAGCTGTCGTGGCGTCCTGTCTGTCCTCGGGATTTGCAGGTGTCTACTTTGAGAAGATCCTCAAAGGCAGCTCAGGCTCCGTGTGGCTGCGCAACCTGCAGCTGGGCCTCTTCGGCACAGCCCTGGGCCTGGTGGGGCTCTGGTGGGCCGAGGGCACCGCTGTAGCCCACCGCGGCTTCTTTTTCGGGTACACGCCTGCTGTCTGGGGCGTGGTGCTCAACCAGGCCTTCGGCGGGCTACTGGTGGCTGTTGTCGTCAAGTATGCCGACAATATCCTCAAGGGCTTTGCCACCTCCTTGTCCATTGTGCTGTCCACTGTTGCCTCCATCCGCCTCTTTGGCTTCCACGTGGACCCTTTGTTTGCCCTTGGTGCAGGGCTGGTCATCGGTGCCGTCTACCTCTACAGCCTGCCCCGAGGTGCAGCCAAAGCCATAGCTTCCGCGTCTGCCTCCACCTCTGGGCCCTGCACTCACCAGCAGCCTCCGGGGCAGCCACCGCCACCGCAGCTGTCTTCCCACCGTGGAGACGTCAGCACGGAGCCCTTTCTGCCAAA gaactgtaaTGAACAAATGTCAGGATACCCAATGCCAAATAAAgatattgtatttatttag
- the PQBP1 gene encoding polyglutamine-binding protein 1, producing the protein MPLPVALQTRLAKRGILKHLEPEPEEEIIAEDYDDDPVDYEATRLEGLPPSWYKVFDPSCGLPYYWNVDTDLVSWLSPHDPNSVVSKSAKKLRSSNADAEEKLDRSHEKSDRGHEKSDRGHEKSERGHEKSERSHEKSDRDRERGYDKVDRERERDRDRDRDRGYDKVDREEGKERRHHRREELAPYPKSKKVASRKDEELDPMDPSSYSDAPRGTWSTGLPKRNEAKTGADTTAAGPLFQQRPYPSPGAVLRANAEASRTKQQD; encoded by the exons ATGCCGCTGCCCGTTGCGCTGCAGACCCGCTTGGCCAAGAGAGGCATTCTCAAACATCTGGAGCCCG AACCGGAGGAAGAGATCATTGCCGAGGACTATGATGATGATCCTGTGGACTATGAGGCTACCCGGTTGGAGGGCCTGCCACCAAGCTGGTACAAGGTGTTTGACCCTTCCTG CGGGCTCCCTTACTACTGGAATGTGGACACAGACCTTGTGTCCTGGCTGTCCCCACATGATCCCAACTCCGTTGTTTCCAAATCTGCCAAGAAGCTCAGGAGCAGTAATGCAG ATGCTGAGGAGAAGTTGGATCGGAGCCATGAGAAATCGGACCGGGGCCACGAGAAATCGGACCGAGGTCACGAGAAGTCGGAACGCGGCCATGAGAAGTCAGAACGGAGCCATGAGAAGTCTGACAGAGACCGGGAGCGTGGTTATGACAAggtggacagagagagagagcgggaCAGGGATCGGGACCGGGACCGCGGGTATGACAAGGTGGACCGGGAAGAGGGCAAAGAACGGCGCCACCATCGCCGGGAGGAGCTGGCTCCCTACCCCAAGAGcaagaagg TGGCAAGCCGGAAGGATGAAGAATTAGACCCCATGGACCCCAGTTCGTACTCAGATGCACCCCG GGGCACGTGGTCAACAGGACTCCCCAAGCGGAATGAGGCCAAGACGGGTGCAGACACGACAGCAGCCGGGCCCCTCTTCCAGCAGCGCCCTTACCCATCCCCGGGGGCTGTGCTCCGGGCCAATGCCGAGGCCTCCCGAACCAAGCAGCAGGACTGA
- the TIMM17B gene encoding mitochondrial import inner membrane translocase subunit Tim17-B, which yields MEEYAREPCPWRIVDDCGGAFTMGVIGGGVFQAIKGFRNAPVGIRHRMRGSVNAVRIRAPQIGGSFAVWGGLFSTIDCGLVRLRGKEDPWNSITSGALTGAVLAARSGPLAMVGSAMMGGILLALIEGVGILLTRYTAQQFRNAPPFLEDPSQLPPKEGTPAPGYPSYQQYH from the exons ATGGAGGAGTACGCTCGGGAGCCTTG CCCATGGCGAATTGTGGATGATTGCGGTGGCGCCTTCACTATGGGTGTTATCGGCGGTGGAGTCTTCCAGGCCATTAAGGGCTTCCGCAATGCCCCTGTC GGAATTCGGCACCGAATGAGAGGCAGTGTCAACGCTGTGAGGATCCGAGCCCCTCAGATTGGAG GTAGCTTCGCAGTGTGGGGGGGCCTGTTCTCCACCATCGACTGCGGTCTGGTGCGGCTGCGGGGCAAGGAAGATCCCTGGAACTCCATCACCAGTGGAGCATTGACTGGGGCTGTGCTGGCTGCCCGCA GTGGCCCATTGGCCATGGTGGGCTCAGCAATGATGGGAGGCATTCTGTTGGCCCTCATCGAGGGTGTTGGCATCCTCCTCACTCGCTACACTGCCCAGCAGTTCCGCAATG CACCCCCATTCCTGGAGGACCCCAGCCAGCTGCCCCCTAAGGAGGGTACCCCAGCCCCAGGCTACCCCAGCTATCAGCAATACCACTGA